The genomic segment CAATCGGTTAGATCATGCTAAATCACACCAAAAGTGTTCAGGCTGGCTCACACCTTTCTTGTATTTTGGGAGACTGAAGAAGACATCCCAGCCGGGGACGAGAACCATGTCATCGCCAAGGTCTTTGCGCTGTATCTTTGTCTCCTGCATAATCACAATGTCTGCCTCCAGGATTTCAAACATTGTCTGAGAAGCTAGTCAGAACAGAGTGGTAGCCCAAACGAAGCCCACAGCTGCGGTGACTGACGTACCTGGAATGTTCGTTGGGTGCTCCATGGTTGATAGCCAAACGGGTTTCTTGTGGACATGTTTTAGAACAGACATATATCATCGCTCATCTGAAGCAATCATACCTGATGCCGTTGACTGTAGCCGGGCCTGTCAGTGTCAGTCTGCCTTTTGAGAGCATCAAAGCCGCTCACCATTCCACGTGGTGATACGGAGTACCATCCTGCCCGAATATTGATTCTGTTCTTGAGCTGAAAATCAAAACAATCAACTGCAGAAATGATAAGTGACAAAGTCAAGCTGCTTCCGGATCCATGCCGGAGGTATCCGAGTAAGGTGGTTAATGGCAAGGACGATTCATCAGGGAGTCTGACGCATGCGAGGCGAAAGGGGTCTCAAAAGACCGCAACAAATTCCCAAATATCTCCTAGAAGAGAATGGTTTGTAAGATTTGGCGTACGTTAAAGTATTATAAAGAACGTGGCGTGATACTTGGGTGCTCTTGTCAACGCGACGTAGTTGCCGTCATGGGAAGGAACGAACGCGAGCCTCAGCGCGGTGTCTGGTGATGTTGCACGTGACCTGGACAGCTTCCATTTTACCAGTGTCCCAGTTCCCTCAGAAGCTTTGAATATGGAATTGAGTGATTCAGTAATTCCGGAAGACCCAATTAAACTCAAGAGTTATCTAACGATTATTTCCTGAGTGCACCCTATGTCAGTCCCCTTTGCTAAGACTTGCTTCCAGTGAACCTGCTCTTCCAGGGTATTTGAGCGGCTGAGGCTTACGTCCATCCCTTCCTACTTTCTCCGCAAATGGTTTAGTCATCAAAACCTTGAGTCCTAACGATCCAGGCCACAAGAAAAGGCCGTGACGCTGCCCACTAACCGAGCTCTGGGCCTGACGGCTCCATACCGGAAGTTCCAAAATGACCTGATCACCGAACCTCCTCACAAACCCTCTTGGAAACCCACCACCTCCGAGCCGCCGGCCGACCGAAACAAACGAAGAGCACAACCTCTCCCCTCTACCGATAAAGACAACCTCAAAATGCAgcgccagctcctcgccgccgcggcgcgcGCCACCCGTGCCCCGGCCACCCGCTCCACCGTCCAGCGCCGCTTCGCCAGCACCACCGACAACGCCTTCATCAGGGAgcgcgaggccgccaagcaccacgccgccggcaccacTGGTTCGTCCTCCGTCGCTTCCGTTCATCTATAGGGTCACCGTCCCCCGTGCTTCGGTTCAAGTCAATTGAAGCCAATTGACCCCGGATTAAGGAAGGGAGCCAAAGGGaatgggggggtgggggggagaagCAGAGATCAAAACCTGGAAAACAAAAGGCTAACCCGATTGACTACCAGCCCTTTGGCGCAAGATCTCCATTTAGTATGCATTCACCTGAACCCCATTGATCTCCTACCCAAGCATCGAATACCCCGTCTGCGAGATGCCCACCCAGGAAATCTTGTCCGCCTCCGACCACGAACACATTGGCATAGGGCGTGAGACGCATGTGACTCTGAGCGAACGCGGGGTTTGGTTTGGGGCAACATTTGGCAGGAGATTTTGCGACCGGACAGAAATGCTGACGAAATGTTCCTTTGCACAGCGCCTGCATCcccgcccttggcctcgccgccgccaacgcctaCGTCCTCTGGAACGAGCACTGGGAGCACTGGAGCCACCTCCCCCCTCTGGAGGAGCGCGTCGAGTACTCGTACCAGAACATCCGCACCAAGAACTACCAATGGGGCAACGGTGACAAGACCATCTTGTACGtatcctcatcatcgtccttATTCTCTgtctttcctcctcctttctccTCTCCGGCGATATGGAAGAAGAGAACTCGGGAAAATGTGGCTAACACTCCAAACAGCTGGAACGACAACGTCAACTACCacaacaaggacaaggccTAAATGTGCCCTGCAAGGGCAAGGAACCACGACCAGAGTGAACGTGACATCGCCACCGTAGGGGGACGAGAGGAGCGATCCAATAGACTCAGGAAGACACGCCTGTTAAGGGGTAGACTATTCTGTACATTTTCCCTATGTCACAGCAATCGAGAGACTGCGGCCTTTTTCAAAAATCCCATCGTAGGCGCTACTCATACACTTACCCCTCTCTACGTGATTCACTGTCTTTTGTCCTGTTCTCCTGCCATGCTGTCCCCAAGTGGTAGTGATGGGAGGGGATtagaggaaggaaaagaacaATATGCTCATATCGAAAGAGCTGCCGCATCCTTCCGCAAAGCCACATAAGCTGCCGCATAATCTGCCGCGAGAACCTTGTCTCCGGCGGCCTTCATGATggtggccttcttggccatcaTCTCGCACTGCCGCGTGACGTCCTCGATGCTCGAATAGTGGTCGAACGCCTTCTGGATCGCCCCCGTGGCCCGGGTCAGGTACTCCCTCCTCTTGGCTGATTGCGGTTCCATCTTGCCTGCCATGCCCAtggtggcgtcggcgaggtacGAGTACAGCTGCCCACTCAGTGCCGCCGAATCGCACTCGAGGCTTCGCGGCAGGACGGCTGTGAGGAGCTGCGACGAGGCCTCGAACTCCCCCAACGACGTCAGGATATTGGCAATGGCGCCAACGGCCTGCCACAGACAAGATACCAGCCTCGCCCGCCAAGCCATGCTGGCCGCGCGCATGGCGATTGTGAACCCCCGCTGTGTCCGTCCACACTTGTCGTACAGATGGACCTTGATCAACATGAGCCTTACGCGGAGCGCAATGTCTCTCCTATCATCGTGCGTCGCCGCGAGCATGTCTTCGACCTTGTTGAAGGCCGCTTGCagatctcctcgtcggacgAGACAGTCTATATGGAggaagtcgacgacgaaggacATGTCCGGCTCCAGGTCGTCCTTTTTGGACTGCAGAAGCTGCGAGAGGAGCTGctccgcgccgtcgaggttgtTATGATGCAGGTCCCGCTTCAGCTTGATGATGCTGCGATACTTGAACCAGTATTGGCTCGGCTTCCACGACCGGAGCGAGTTCTCGTCTAGCGCCTCCATTTTCTGCAGTGCCTCGTCGAATTTACCTCGTGCAACCAGCTGTGATGCCAGGCGTGACGTGACCttcagctcgtcgtcgaatATGGAGTGCCTCGCGTGACACCGCAAGAATATCTCGCAATCCATGGCCGAGAGCTGTGCAAGCCCCAGTCTGTCCCACAGGGCAATGAGGATGGAGAGCTGGGCGCCAAACATGTTCTTCATGTTCCGTTCGACAATGAGATGCGAGCTGCGAACCATGAGCTCAACCGAGGTGGCGACGCTCTCGCCGTTTGCCAGGCCAAGCTTCGCCTCGCTGAGCAACACTGACGCCCAAAGTGTCCACATACCCGTCTCCTTCGCTTTTACGCGGAGATATGACAGACTCTCCTTGGCCGTACCGAGCAGGCTGTCGGCCTCTAGGTCTCTGACCAGGTCCGGATGTGCTCTGCCAAAGTGGAAGAGCCAGCTGAGGGCAAAGTTCAGGCAGGTCATGTCGCGATTCTCGCGAGCCGTAGAGACGGTTTCGAGCATGGCCGCAACGGCGTCTCTGTAACAGCCAAAATCCGCCTGCAGGACAGCCAGGTTCATCAACGCGTACTGATAGAAGAGCCTGTCTCGACTCTGCATGGTATAATCAAAGTATTGATGAAGGAAGTCGAATGCGGTGGGATAGTCACCGGATCTCCAGGCGTCAAGAAAACTGGGCCTGGTCAGTTTGGGAATAGTCGGTGGTGAACTCGAGAACAAACCTCAGGTAGTGCCTCAAGCTGGGCACGAGAAAGCTGTCGCCGAGAAGGTCGTGAAATTGATTTCGGAGCTCCAAAGGTATCCGATTGCCGAATTCTGCATTTGTCAGTATTGGTGCCGCAACATCTTTCTCCGATGGCAGGGCTCACTTTGCATCTGCTCGATTTGGAACTCGAGCAAGAGCTCGATATCATCC from the Colletotrichum destructivum chromosome 10, complete sequence genome contains:
- a CDS encoding Putative anaphase-promoting complex subunit 5 domain-containing protein, with product MSRYLTPAKIGILALIELYTDGHVPTTAIIPVLSFVTSHLLDPDPQSFITTARKDTRWRKAENAVSLVIGIKDFEKLLSAHSVVVGLPGRKLWDTFLAKLWGINSLDQLHDFFGRQTQCFAKTKEELRRAAEGDEAVAAQLWQEQQQKPGITLSRNSPLGQFVRRCQLEFSRLQFHESTQLWTDFVQYRQPTAGYLRKRNPSFGRLSFDHVLMAGEQAEWDLDGVAALTSVVYGDMVKSGTPSTVPVSTDDIELLLEFQIEQMQKFGNRIPLELRNQFHDLLGDSFLVPSLRHYLSFLDAWRSGDYPTAFDFLHQYFDYTMQSRDRLFYQYALMNLAVLQADFGCYRDAVAAMLETVSTARENRDMTCLNFALSWLFHFGRAHPDLVRDLEADSLLGTAKESLSYLRVKAKETGMWTLWASVLLSEAKLGLANGESVATSVELMVRSSHLIVERNMKNMFGAQLSILIALWDRLGLAQLSAMDCEIFLRCHARHSIFDDELKVTSRLASQLVARGKFDEALQKMEALDENSLRSWKPSQYWFKYRSIIKLKRDLHHNNLDGAEQLLSQLLQSKKDDLEPDMSFVVDFLHIDCLVRRGDLQAAFNKVEDMLAATHDDRRDIALRVRLMLIKVHLYDKCGRTQRGFTIAMRAASMAWRARLVSCLWQAVGAIANILTSLGEFEASSQLLTAVLPRSLECDSAALSGQLYSYLADATMGMAGKMEPQSAKRREYLTRATGAIQKAFDHYSSIEDVTRQCEMMAKKATIMKAAGDKVLAADYAAAYVALRKDAAALSI
- a CDS encoding Putative cytochrome c oxidase, subunit VIa; the encoded protein is MQRQLLAAAARATRAPATRSTVQRRFASTTDNAFIREREAAKHHAAGTTALWRKISIYACIPALGLAAANAYVLWNEHWEHWSHLPPLEERVEYSYQNIRTKNYQWGNGDKTIFWNDNVNYHNKDKA